In Gemmata obscuriglobus, a single genomic region encodes these proteins:
- a CDS encoding transposase produces the protein MLLGAVFDRFVEESPLSVMSRATIEHALSASALDALFEHTAETGYTQELLFSTVVELMSRVVCGKAHHVQSADQHMVDRIPVTLKSVYEKLQNIELGVSAGLVRRIADRCHERIGRLGGERDPVRPGRAVRILDGNHLGATQKRLRVTRGRTAGPLPGLVLAVLDPDRMLITDIIPCEDGHTQERALLDPVMPLVQPAQVWVGDRNFCTAEFLSRIDQRGTSFVIRRHGNTTLEGDGEWTAEVRTDTGRASERPMWVCVGGEPVLQVRCVRVRLDQPTGDGDRELEILTNVPGDQADAATVAAVYRGRWAVEGAFHELTVALRCEVNTLGYPKAAVLGFAVAVAAYNVLAVLKAAMRAAHGVDVVQNEVSGYYVALELATVYPGMMIAVPPAQWAVFGAMSGVELARHLRAWAEKINLKKVKKSPPRKPTKTKTERVEDKILHVSTARLLADDKKNRQSQKRQQKRQ, from the coding sequence ATGCTCCTGGGTGCGGTGTTCGATCGGTTCGTTGAGGAGAGCCCACTGAGCGTCATGTCTCGGGCCACCATTGAACACGCGCTGTCGGCCTCGGCCCTGGATGCGTTATTCGAGCACACGGCGGAGACGGGGTACACGCAGGAGTTGCTGTTCTCGACGGTGGTGGAGTTGATGAGCCGGGTGGTGTGCGGGAAGGCACATCACGTGCAATCGGCCGACCAGCACATGGTGGATCGGATCCCGGTGACCCTAAAGTCGGTGTACGAGAAGCTCCAGAACATCGAGCTCGGGGTGTCGGCGGGGTTGGTGCGGCGCATCGCGGACCGATGCCACGAGCGGATCGGCCGGTTGGGCGGCGAGCGGGACCCGGTACGGCCCGGTCGAGCCGTTCGGATCCTGGACGGGAATCATCTGGGGGCCACCCAGAAGCGGCTCCGGGTGACCCGCGGGCGCACCGCCGGCCCGCTCCCCGGGCTGGTCCTGGCGGTTCTGGACCCGGACCGCATGTTGATCACCGACATCATCCCGTGTGAGGACGGGCACACCCAGGAGCGAGCCCTTCTGGACCCGGTGATGCCGCTGGTGCAACCGGCCCAGGTGTGGGTCGGTGACCGCAACTTCTGCACCGCCGAGTTCCTGTCCCGGATCGATCAGCGGGGCACGTCGTTCGTGATCCGCCGGCACGGGAACACGACCCTCGAGGGGGACGGGGAGTGGACCGCGGAGGTGCGTACCGACACCGGTCGGGCGAGCGAGCGGCCGATGTGGGTGTGCGTGGGTGGGGAGCCGGTGCTGCAGGTGCGGTGCGTGCGGGTGCGGTTGGACCAGCCGACCGGGGACGGGGACCGGGAGCTCGAGATCCTGACCAACGTGCCGGGCGACCAGGCGGATGCGGCAACCGTCGCGGCCGTATACCGGGGCCGATGGGCGGTGGAAGGCGCGTTCCACGAATTGACGGTCGCGCTGCGGTGCGAGGTGAACACACTCGGGTACCCGAAGGCGGCGGTGCTCGGGTTCGCGGTGGCGGTAGCCGCGTACAACGTGCTGGCGGTTCTCAAGGCCGCGATGCGAGCGGCACACGGGGTGGACGTGGTGCAGAACGAAGTGTCCGGTTACTACGTGGCCCTCGAGCTGGCCACCGTGTACCCGGGCATGATGATCGCCGTCCCACCGGCCCAGTGGGCCGTGTTCGGGGCCATGTCGGGCGTCGAGCTGGCCCGGCACCTACGGGCCTGGGCCGAGAAGATTAACCTGAAAAAGGTCAAAAAGTCACCGCCACGCAAGCCCACGAAAACCAAGACCGAACGTGTCGAAGACAAAATCCTACATGTCTCAACCGCTCGGTTGCTGGCAGATGACAAGAAGAATCGTCAGTCGCAAAAACGGCAACAAAAACGACAGTAG